CGCGTGGAAAAGACGGGCAGGTCATCGGTGGGCTGCTCGCCCGGGTTTCACTTCTGTATGGTTGTCTGCAAACGGAGGGTACGGGGACCGGTGTACACATCTTCTCGGAACGTTCGAACGCGGCCTGACCGACCACTTCAGTTGGACCCTTCGAACTGACCGGACGCGTTGTTCTCCACCGATAGCCAAACTGTCGCGACCGACTCGCGCGCGGTATGCAGCAACAGCCGATCAAACACAGCATCAAATGAGTATTTCACCGGAGCCGGCCAAATTACGCCAAATCGACAGTCGGGTGTCTGAACGTCGCCTGGGATGGCAACTGGATAACTATCGTCACACATCCCGACGCGAAACCCGCTGAGAAGACACCGTCGACAATATCCACCGCAACTCTAATGCGCATAGGGCATATATACCTAAACAGATATGCTCGAAGGGCATTTTGAGTCGGCAGGTGCGAGTATCGAATACGGCGACGCAGATTGCCTGTTCCCTGTCGATGCACTCGATGCGACGATCCTCCAGTATCGGGATGCGCAGCTAGCACTCGACGATGTCGACGGTTCGGGCGTCATCGTCGTCGCCCCAACGAGTCTCGCAACCAGTTATCTGCTCACGCAACACGCGCTCACTGCAATCGCCGTCGAAACCCTCCCCACCGAGATCCAGAGGCAGATCGCTACCGTACTTGACGCCCCGCTCGAAGGGTTCGAACTCGTCCAGATCGGCAAGTGCAACAGCGACAGCCCTGACCACTCGCTCGCTGAATTCACCAACGCCTGACTGCCGACGTATCGACGCGCGAAATCAGATTCCCCCACTCACGACCGACTACTGTCTAAACCACTCGACGAAACGTACCCCGTGGCAGCTCCGTACATCCAGGAAGCCGTGGAGGAACACGGCGAAGAACGGGTTATGGAGCACTACTATGGGCATCTCTACCCACTAGGGCAACTGATGGAGATGCCCGATAAGGACGAGTTCCCGTTCTACGACCCGGACAAGCACGATACGATGGCCGAAGCGGAACTGGTGGAGATGTACCAGGCGCGGGCTGACTATCGGGAGAACCTCAGGACGTGATGATTTACAGGAGGTTCAATAGGAGAGATCCCTCCGATAACTGTCGGTATCACGGCCAAACACGTTGAGGGGCCCAGAGATTGATGTATGCGAACTTCCACTAATTCATATATGTCTCCGGTAGAAATTTCACGCGTTGATTATGCCAAGTGCAGCGGCCACTCGATGTACCTACACGTACGAACCGCCCGATGACGTACCTCGAAACCCCCAGGTCGAGATACCGCGCGGGAGCCCCGAGCAGTGTCCACACGATGCCGTCGATGAGACATCTCGACGATGTCTGTTCCACCATGGCGAAAGCGAGTATCCAAGCGACCGATTTACCGACCAGTTCCTTCAGGTACTCGCCGATAGCGAAACGTCACCCGTCTTCGCAGGGGGGTCCCTTCCTGGTCTCAAATTAGAGGACCGCACGATCACGACTCCGACCGATGCCCCCATCGACCTCCGAGGCGCTGTCATCGATGGCGACCTCGACCTGACCAACGCGACCATCGACGTTCCACTCTTACTTGATGGCGCCGCGATCACGGGGTCGCTCCATGCCGATGGCGCGGTCTTTCAGGCTCCGGTCAGCTTCGCGGGCGCAGATATCAGTGGGCGCGTTCATGCACACGAGGCGACCATCGACGGCGGCGTAGTCGCCACTGATCTGAACGCAGGATATGTCGATTGCCGACGGCTCACTGTAGACGGGCCACTCATCTTGGAGAAGGCATCCTTCGCGTCGAATCTCCTGCTGGCACACGCGACGATCGAAGGGGACCTCAGACTTGACAACGCAGTGTTCGACTGGAGTCTCGATAGTACGGCGGCGTCTATCGACGGCGACGTCACAGGGACGGCGATGACCGTCGATGCAGACTGCGACTTCGTCGCTGCCGAGGTCGAGGACGCTGTCGAGCTGCGAAAATCGACGGTAAACGGCGCGACGGACTGGAGCCACGCGACCATTGGTGGGGACCTACGCGCGGCCGATTGTGAGTTCGACGGCGAACTGAGTTTCGACGATGTCTCCATTGGTGGCGAGGCCCTCGTCTTCGATGGGGCGACCTTCCGTGCGAAAGCCGACTTTGCCACGATGGACCTGCGGCAGAGCCGGCTCTCGTTCGCTCACGCCTCGTTCGAGGACGAAGTGTGGTTCACCCACGCGACGATCGGCGAGGTTGCCACGTTCGACGGTGCCACGTTCGCTGGGATGGCACACCTCCGAGATGCGGTCTTCGAGGACGACCTGATACTCCGGAACACGGGTG
The DNA window shown above is from Haloarcula halobia and carries:
- a CDS encoding pentapeptide repeat-containing protein; translation: MPSAAATRCTYTYEPPDDVPRNPQVEIPRGSPEQCPHDAVDETSRRCLFHHGESEYPSDRFTDQFLQVLADSETSPVFAGGSLPGLKLEDRTITTPTDAPIDLRGAVIDGDLDLTNATIDVPLLLDGAAITGSLHADGAVFQAPVSFAGADISGRVHAHEATIDGGVVATDLNAGYVDCRRLTVDGPLILEKASFASNLLLAHATIEGDLRLDNAVFDWSLDSTAASIDGDVTGTAMTVDADCDFVAAEVEDAVELRKSTVNGATDWSHATIGGDLRAADCEFDGELSFDDVSIGGEALVFDGATFRAKADFATMDLRQSRLSFAHASFEDEVWFTHATIGEVATFDGATFAGMAHLRDAVFEDDLILRNTGGTGQFFLHGSTVDGECDCTSAHFDHFQFSATVRGTTDFSHARFDEKAIFTSSTFGDRVWFDGASFAGFADFSDTRFTAKATFEDTEFLVDPTFDATRFAVDPNLRAADFSVADAIDFADRRSQMVLAHPETLQNEGVTIPLERVTDTASIPAAVSKLATDKHSNTELVVDALSDFDQQSWYDFCRHPLRTARTAVARLPDPDSAVLVFGISINATADGAALLHSARVAGVYCRTDDEIVFGHLDPALDDVDYLLPIPASDAAFESGAAVATSTELHEAALRNEMFRAVVLRKQSTDGPPVHQMVLPVLIGAEEFA